A portion of the Coturnix japonica isolate 7356 chromosome 4, Coturnix japonica 2.1, whole genome shotgun sequence genome contains these proteins:
- the BMP15 gene encoding bone morphogenetic protein 15: MKYDRSAPLILLSPHPLSPTMALLRPFAALLLLTVLLSWAASQTPPLPLLQALRAHAPGSQGWRGGAASGQPLRYMLELYRRAADHEGRPRRGRSLSTNTVRLVQAASHEGQPWAGRWYMQPLTYRLGTQPEAEHLLRVTVAYTQSLPLPRGRLLCAVELLPAAEAPAILLSPTTPSCHGWTEADITPYLSPANSSSGGTLTLRHICVQAGRAAADTPPSPAEPFLLLFLNDTHSRMLPEPRRSRREAGTLLHDLPSYLRDAGGDKSDCSLRSFPVSFAQLGWDHWIIAPHRYNPRYCKGVCPRLLRDGYHAPNHAVVQNLVHHLVDANIPRPSCVPYRYSPISVLMIQHDGSILYKEYENMIAESCTCR, translated from the exons ATGAAGTATGACCGCAGCGCTCCCCTAATCCTGCTGTCACCTCACCCCTTGTCACCCACCATGGCTTTGCTCCGGCCCTTCgccgccctcctcctcctcaccgtgctgctctcctgggctgcaagcCAGACCCCTCCATTGCCCCTCTTGCAAGCACTGCGGGCACACGCTCCGGGTAGCCAAGGCTGGAGGGGAGGGGCAGCCAGTGGGCAGCCCCTGCGCTACATGCTGGAGCTGTACCGGCGAGCTGCTGACCACGAGGGGCGGCCCCGGCGCGGCCGAAGTCTGAGCACCAATACCGTGCGGCTGGTGCAGGCAGCTTCCCATGAgggacagccctgggcag gTCGCTGGTACATGCAGCCCCTCACCTACCGCCTGGGCACCCAGCCTGAAGCTGAGCACCTTCTCCGTGTCACCGTGGCCTACACTCAGAGCCTGCCACTGCCCCGTGGCCGCCTCCTGtgtgctgtggagctgctgcctgctgctgaagCCCCAGCGATCCTGCTTAGCCCCACCACCCCATCCTGCCACGGCTGGACCGAAGCAGACATCACCCCCTATCTATccccagcaaacagcagctcaggagGGACGCTGACCCTGCGGCACATCTGCGTGCAAGCCGGCCGAGCTGCTGCGGACACCCCGCCGTCCCCTGCAgagcccttcctcctcctcttcctcaaTGACACCCACAGCAGGATGCTACCGGAGCCTCGGCGCAGCCGGCGTGAGGCAGGGACGCTGCTCCATGACCTGCCCAGTTACCTGCGGGATGCTGGAGGGGACAAAAGTGACTGTTCCCTGCGCTCCTTCCCCGTCAGCTTTGCCCAGTTGGGTTGGGACCATTGGATCATTGCTCCCCATCGCTACAACCCACGCTATTGTAAGGGAGTGTGCCCACGGCTGCTCCGTGATGGATACCACGCGCCCAACCATGCCGTGGTGCAGAACTTGGTCCACCACCTGGTAGATGCCAACATCCCCCGGCCCTCCTGTGTCCCCTATCGCTACAGCCCCATCAGTGTCCTGATGATCCAGCATGATGGCAGCATCCTCTACAAGGAGTATGAGAACATGATTGCAGAGTCCTGCACCTGCCGGTAA